gggagataggacgataactggagggggaagtggggtcaagagtgggtttttttaggatgggggagacgtggggcatgtttgaaggcagaggggaaggagcccttggagattgagtggttaaaaatagaagttaaggaagggaggagggcaggggcgatggttttaagaaggtgagagggaatggggtccgaggcgcaggtggagggtgtggcacttgcgaggagggaggagatctcctctgaggatactgcagggaaggatgggaaagtaggggaggggttggtgggggggaggggagaggcggaggggtgactttggggagctcagacctgatcgtgttgattttcgtgaggaaataggtggccagatcattgggggtgagagatgggggagggggaggaacagggggcctaaggagagagttaaaggtctggaacaatcggcgggggtgacgggcatgggtgtcgatgagggaggagaagaagctttgcctggcggaggagagggcagagttaaggcaggaaaggataaatttgaagtgtgtgaggtcggctcggtgcttggactttcgccagcagcgctcagcagctcgagcataggggcgtaggaggcggacggaggaggtgatccagggctgtgggttagtggagcgagagcggcggagggaaaggggggcgagagagtcgagatgagtagagagggtggagttgagagcggagacccgctcgtcgagagtgggaagagaggacagggcggcaaggtgaggagagatgctattggaaagacggatgggatcgagagagcggaggtctctgtggggcagtagcgaagatttgcagggggagggagtgtgagagatgaggcaggtgagaaggttatggtcagagagagggatttcagagtcggtgagggaggagatagtgcagcggtaggagatgacgagatcgagggtgtgaccgagtcggtgagtgggcgcggtatggtggaggaggaggtcggcagagtcgaggagggatagcaggcgggcggcagaggagtcgtcaggtacatccgtatggatgttgaagtctccaaggatcagactgggcagagagaaggagagaaggaaggtgagaaaggggtcaaggtggttgaagaagtcggaggtgggaccgggagggcagtagatgacggcgacacgtaactggagtgggtggtagaggcgaatgatatgggcttcgaaggaggggaaggagagggaggggggaggagggatagtgcggaagcggagGGGCAGAGTGAGAGAGCTGggctgctaggcactgtactaactgctggggtagataataataatggtatttattaagagtttactgtgtgccacgttctgttctaagcactggggtaaattcaagataatgaggttgggcacaatccctgtcccatatggggctcacggtctatgtaggaggaaataggatttaatccccattttacagatgagataactgagatccgaactaatcaggttggatacggtccctttcccgcattgggtttacagtcttaacccccattttacagatgaggaaactgaggcatgcagaaatgaagtgacttgcccaaggccacacagcggatgagtggtggatccgggattagaataataataatgttggtatttgttaagcgcttactatgtgccaagcactgttctaaggtagatacagggtaatgaggttgtcccacgtggggctcacacactcagtccccattttacagaggagggaactgaggctcggagaagtgaagtgactggcccaaggtcacacagccgataagtggcggaggcgggagtagaatccaggtcctcctgcctcccagtcctctatccactgggccacgctgcttctcctgttgctGAAGATGGTCTTTCGAGGGTGCTCGATCTAACCAAGGtccgagcctgggcttgggagtcagaggtcatgggttcgaatcccggttctgccacttggcagctgtgtgactgtggacaagtcacttaacctctccgtgtctcagtgacctcgtctgtaaaatggggatgaagactgtgagcctcgcgtgggacaacctgttgaccctggatctcccccagcgcttagaacagtgctcggcacatagtgagcgcttaacaaataccaacattattattatctctgcccccgcccctccgggcctGGGCCTCCATTCGGTCGGGGTAACggcccgaaaaaaaaaaaaaaaaaaaaagggcggaGCCTCGAGAGTCGCTATGGAAGCGCGCGCGCATCCGCGCGCGGCTCCACGCATGCGCactcgccccctccgccccccccttcGTGCTTTCTCATTCCCGCGGCGGAGAAGCCAAGGGTCCGCGCTCCCGTGGTCGCGCATGCGCAGTGGGAGGACGGTGAGCGCGCCGGGACGGAAGAGGCGCGGGGCGGAACATGGCGCGTGCAGAACCACCCCCAACTTTTTCTGTGAGAGATTCGGCAGAGCTAACGAAAGCGGGGGACAGGGGGCGGGGTTTCCGCTTCCGGCGCAGAGGCGGACCGTTGCGTTCCGTTGAGCGAAGGCGTTGGACACCGTGAGGGAGACGTTGTCTGGTGAGAGCGCCATCGGCGGTGGTGGGCTGTggttcgggggggtggggggaggagatgggccgggCCTCGTCCCCGGGGCCGTGTGTGCCGGTTCTCGAGGGAAAAGGGGCGGCCCCGGCCGCTCTCGTATTCCGAGCCTATACCGGCAGCCGTCCACAACGTGTTTCGACCGGGGCCCCCGGCCAGCCTTAGGGGGAGGCCTGTTCCCCCTCCCGTCGTGGCCTTTTGAGACGGGGGgcggacctttcattcattcaatagtatttattgagcgcttactatgtgcagagcactgtactaagcgcttggaacggacaaatcggtgacagatacagtccctgccctccgacgggcttacagtctaatcgagggaaacggacagacaagaacaatagcaataaatagaatcaaggggatgaacatctcattaatgtTCGTGAGGGGGGCAGAGATGATGCGCGGCTTCGTAGGCCGTTGGACCCTGCTCAGTTCCGAAGGAGGGACGTCAggttattagactgtgagtccgtcaatgggcagggatggtctctatctgttgcccagttgtccattccaagcgcttagtacggtgctctgcacatagtaagcgctcaataaatacggttgaatgaatgaatgaaaacgcctGCCTTGTAAATACGGGGGTGCGGCTATGATGATTCCAAACGGCTGGGGGAAAGGAAGTGGCCACGTGAGTTGccgctctccctctgtctttacAGGAACCTGTGCCTTGCTCGGTTTACCTGCTTCTGTAGCCTCTCGATGCTAAACCCGTCGAGggaccagtggcatttattctttGTTAAAATGAAGCGTTTCAAACAAACCAAAAGGGTGTGCTCCCCTTCTCtagtgggcccccccccccccaatgcctCACCAAACGCACATTAAAGAACTGGTGAAACTTGAACCATTGAATTTTCTGCCTTATAACACGACAGGAGACTGAAACCAGTTTTTGTGGCCAACTGAAACCACTAGATTGAAGACCGGGGTATATGCCATGCTTGGCTCACAGACTGACCTAGGGCCAGAGTGTACATggccgcatggcctagtagcgagagcacgggcttgggagtcagaggacgtgggttctaatcccagctctgccacttgtctgctgcgtgacctcgagcaagtcacttcagtctctgtgcctcggttccctcatctgtacaatggggattaagattgtgagccccctgcggaacagggactgtgtccaacctgagtgggttgtatctaccccagtgtttagaacagtgcttggcatatagtaagcgcttaaatcccataacgataattattattatacgtgtATTCCATGCAAAACCACCTGAAGGTAGGGGGATGGAGATTTACGCCATCCTTACCTTTCAGACGATGGATCTGTTTCTTATATAAGGTTGACCTGCTTATTTGTTCATCCCCGTCGCTGATAGAGAAAGACTTTCTGCTGTGGCAGTTATATTGGTTACTACTGAATAATTTTCTTGGCTAAAGAAGTAGGGCTCAGGATGTCCATAGCTTCCATCTCTCTCGTCACCCCCTCTTCCAGCTGTAGTGGTGCACCCCTCATCTGTATTTCTACTTTGGGAAGGCAGCCCTCGGCGATATCTTCAGATTCAGCCTGGGTGGAAGGTGAACGATTTCATAGTCCACTCTAGAATCCCATGGGCCGGGTCGTTGTTTCACAGATACCTAATTTGCTCTGTTTCGGTTTGTCATGAGGTGGGATTGGGCTCTTAAACTGTCCCTGAAGAAAGAATTCAGGTTTGTTTGTTCTTTAACCCTAAGATCATTTGTGTCCTAAGCAAGGTCATTTTTCTGTCGTCTCCTGATCGGGGGAGTGCGTCTCCACCCAGTAACCTCATTTAGACTCTACCCCTCTTCTAGGTCTGTCCCTCAGGGAAGATGGGTCGAAGAAAGTCGAAGCGAAAGCCTCCTCCTAAGAAGAAGATGACCGGCACCCTGGAGACCCAGTTCACCTGTCCCTTCTGCAACCACGAGAAGTCTTGTGACGTAAAAATGTGAATATAAGGCAGGGCGGGGCTGGTGGCAAGGGATAggggccctcctccccaccccccccaaggtGTCAGCCTAGGTCCGGTGCAGAGGGAGGCTAGAGGTCCAGACTAGTGTGGGCTGggccactccctctctcccctctctttttggGACAGTGGGTCTGTGCTCTGGCAAGCTCGGCAGAGGGCATCTCACATAAGCAGGGGTTCCAGTGTCCTCTGGAGACCTTTAAGCTGTTAGGACTCAGGGGCAATGGGGTCTGAGTAGCCGCAGCCCTTCCCAAGTGGGATCAGGCTCGGTACAGGCCctccattcccggctctgccacgtgtctgctctgtgatcttgggcaagtcacattgcttgtctgtgcctcggttacctcatgtgtaaaatagggcttgaggatgcaagccccacgtgggacagggaccgtgtccaaccacgtggggctcacggtctccagccctatttgcttgtacacgccccagcgcttagtacagtgcttggcacatagtaaacgcttaacaaatgccactattatgattattattattattacagtcccatGACGGGTTGAAGGTCAGCACCACAGTCTGGCCAGCGATTGACTTAGATCCCTGGGAGTTTCGGGGGCCTTGTTGGACACCGGCGTatcagaatcaatcgatcatttattaaccgcttaccgtgtgcagagcagtgtactaaccgcATGGGAGAATATGATgtgacagttggtagacctgttccctgcccacaaccagcttacagtctcgaggggggaaTGCTACCCCCTAGTAAGTATCTCAAGTGTCACAGTGAATTTTGAGCTGTTCTTCTCTTtgctctcccactccttccccgtCTCGCCCTCTGGCTAAACGGCCACTCTTCTGGGACCATCTCTCGTCTTTCAGGCAGTCACCCAAGAACACAACTTTCTCCAACTCTCTGACTGTGATGGGCCATGACTGTCATTTCCTTGCCTGGGAAACACCAGTTCAAGGCCCTGATCGGAGAGAAACCAATCTTAAGTCTCTCGGTACTAGCGATTTTGGCAGAGCCCGGGTTCCATTCGGGCCGGGCCTCACCGAGAAGCACTTCTTACTTTTTCCAAGGCAAGCCATAGACAGCCGCGGGCTGTCCGTGCTTCACGTGAGCCTCCTCACCGGAGTCCTGAGTCACTTGGCTAGATGGGAACTCCCTGAAGATGGctctattttttaatttttaatgatttttccttttggtaccttctcttctccaagaagcatTTAGCCAGGGCAGACACCGACCTGGCTCCATGGGCTGTAGTGTCACTGACATTGGCCTTATTTGCAAGGCTCATCAGTGTCTCGATGCCGTAGCACTCCGGGTTTGTCACTGCCTGCTTTAGCAACGCCCTTATGGAGATAGCAGTCCCACGTGCGAGGTCTTGCCCACCGGGAGTTTCTGGATTGACGTTTTTCCTCTTGCTCCATTGGTCCTTCATCCTCGTTCGAGCTTCCCGGAAGCCTTCGCCGCAGCTGCCCTCCGTCCTGGTAGCGTGCCCCCTTCAAGGCACCTTCCCGTCCTTCCTGCCCTCCGGATTCCCCCGGGCCGGATCCCGTCCCCGGGGAGTTGGTTCttggcggccccgggggcggatTTCTCCCTCTTGTCTGACCCCTCCGGTGGTCTGAAGGGTTCTTTTGGCTACTGGCGCTCTTTTTGCCCTTGTTTCAGGGACCGAGCTCGGAACACCGGTGTCATATCCTGTACCGTGTGCCTCGAAGAATTCCAGACTCCCATCACGTGTATCCTTCTCTACGAATTTTGCCGGTTCCGGGCAGAAGAGGAGAGTGAGTCTGGAGCTCTCTGGCCTAAAGGGGCAGTGAGCTACTCGAAGTGGAGGGAGAGTCTCCACCGCAGGGAAGAAAAGGGTGCCAGAGGGCGAGTACCGTGGAGAATGGAACTCTTCtccaatgctttgaacagtgttgtcCTTGACCCTTAACCCTAAAGATCTTTCGGAGCCCGTGGACGTATACAGTGATTGGATAGATGCCTGCGAAGCAGCTAACCAGTAGCAGCCCTCGCTCGTAGTGATTTTAACATGAGGCAGTTAAGGCACTTCAGGAAGAATGTGTCTTAGTATTTTCCATTCAAGAATCATTCTTGCACGCCCATGCGCGTGCGTGTGTTTTTGTGTAGAGATTtgtttcttctccctccacccctgccgGCCCTCTGTCTTGGCTAACTGTTCCCCCCCAgtgccctcccttgccctccccccccTTAGCTTAAGAAGGAAGGCAGCTGTTGGACTCAGCCCTCGAGTTTGAAAACTTCCTGTTGATGTTGAGACTGTCACTGTGCCTGAACCtagagccaattttttttttcttcttttttctactCTGATTTATGGTCCCCTCTGGGCCGTGCTCCCCAGGGTAGCTGTCTTCTGGTGTTGAGCGAGGAAGACCTAGATCCCATCTCTTTTCCCCTAGTAGGGTTTTAGCTCCCCAGTCAACAGGAGGCGCTGTTTCCCCACGGAATAGCCACCGAGCCACTGGCTCTGCATTTTAGTGGATCGGCCTCTGAGCCAGAGCCCGGCAAGTTGgaatgtgccccccccccccccccccccgaagtgtCTTCTGGCAGGGAAGTGCTCATCTGCCTTTGCCCTCCGCTTGGCGGGTCAAGTCAGGCAACTGCCGTCGACTTCTCTTTTGGGCGGAACCAACGCTTGTCCACCCCTGTCGCCTCCAGAGCCGATCTGTCTTTTTAAATCCTCCAGACTGCCCCAGTTTGACCGGAAGGGCAGGCTGAGGGAGCATCCGGGGGCTCTGCCCTGCTGGCTTGGTGCTCCAGAAGGGGCCTAGGATGAATGGCTCTTAAATTTGACCAGTTCCGGGACAATAGCCCCAGGCTCCCGAGATAGAATGGGGGAGTCTTTTTCCAGAGCTCGTGGAGAGCAGTGACAGGTAGAGGGAACACTGTTACATCCAACTGCCTCTCTTCTTCTGGCCTACCACCTCTGTCCTGTCTCCTTATCCCAGTTCCCCAGGTGATTGTCATTGCCTTTGAACCTTGTGTAATGTGTAAATAGTGCTCTAGTGCCCAAATGAAAATGGgactttttaaaattaaaaaaaccaaacagggtTGGATAGGAACTTTTCAGTAACTTCGTTTAATAAAGCAAAAATGGAGTCACCCATCTTATGAGAGTGGTGAATGAAGCCCAACCGGTTGAGATGTGGAGGGAGATTCGGAGGTGGTGTGCGGGGCTGGTCTAGAGCATCTGGCCTTGGCCTCGGCCTTCAGCTCTGCGTCCCAGGTCCCCGTGCGTCTCTAGCCTCCCGTCGTTCCGCGTTcggaaaaggagaatggaagcaAAGTTGATGGTTCAGCGGTACCCCTTGAACACTCACAGTGGGCGGAACATCGTACTGTATACTGGGAGAGGGCCACGTCGTAGGCGGATGCGATCCCTGTCCTCCGGGAGCTTACCGTCGACCTATTTGGTGAGGTGAAGGGTGTTCATTTGCCATCGGGTTCAGCCGCTCTCTTCTAGATGGTGCATTTGATGATGCCTTTGCTCACCTCAAcctgactcccccttctagactgtgagcccgtgttgggcagggattgtctctgttgccgaattgtacattccaagcgcttagtccaatgctctgcacatagtaagcgcacagtaaatactattgaacgaatgactagTGCAGCCAGTATATAGACTATAATCTTGGCAGATGGGCTACTGAACGTGTTCCAAGTTACTGTTGCCTGTTGGGGTCCTGAGttccaacccctctccccctcgctggtctctccccatcccctctccaagGTCAGCCCAAGAGCCAGGAGCACTTTTTACATTTTGGGTTTGGGTGGGGCCAGAGTGGGTGGGTCCCACCTAGAGCTCTGGGAAGAGATCAGGTGGTGGTGAGGTTCAAGAGGCTTGAGTGGAGATGACTGAGCTGGAAGTGAGGGAGGTGATTTAGATGGGAGAGGGTGCCCGAGGAGGTtggggtcagtcagtcgatcgtattgagtccttactctgtgtggagcactgtactaagcgcctgggagagtacattataacagacacattccctgcccacaatgagcttacagtctagagggggagaccgacattataaataaatacggataggtacataagtgccgtggggctgggaggggggtggtgaataaaggaagccagtcagggtgacagaagggagcgggagaaaaggaaaggaaggttattcagggaaggcctcttggaggagatgcttcaataacgctttgaaggggaggagagtaactgtgggttatgaggaggggagggtattccaagccagaggcaggacgtggacgtgaggtcgacggcagggtaggcgagacggaggtacagtgagaaggttagcattagaagaacaaagtgtgcccgctgggtcgtagtaggagagtagcgaggcgagataggaggggacgaggtgattgagggctttaaagccaatggtgagaagtctctgatgcggaggtgggtgggcagacactggaggtccttgaggaaaggggaaacgtGGCCggaatgcttctgtagaaaaatgatctgggcggcaaaGTGAACTCTcgattggagtggggaagagtcagAAGGGGCCagaaagggaggcaggaaggtgaagaggtcatgggttctaatccccgctccgccacttgtctgctgtgtgacctggggcaaatcacttaacttctccgtgcctcagtttcctcatctataaaatgggggttgagaccgagccccacagggcacggggactgtgtccaacctgatttgcttgtatccactccagcacttagtacagcgcctggcacatagtaagtgcttaacaaataccatcatcattgttattacgattattaggtgctcactgtgtgccgagcactgtactaaacgctgggaaagagtatagaggtgagaattagacatggatccTGGCCCGCCGGGGACTCACCATCTATGACAGCTAACTCAGAGTAGGCAGGAGTGGGGGGCGTGGGTCTGAGCTGCTTAGTAAGGCTGTGCCAGGTGCCAGCATAGGGATCTAGGGAGCAGGGTGCGAGTTCCCTCAGCCATCCCGAGTGGCTCTTCCATGTCACAAGCTCCCATTTCTGGAAGGGGTGACTTCCCGATGGGATTCATCTGGGAGATTTGGGCTATTAATTTTGGCTATGGTTCACGGGCACCAGGCCCGTGTCTCGGTAGCGCTCTGTCTGAGCGCCgggggtgggatgcagagggGGCTGGCGTCGgccctttgggtgggaagaccggGCTTCGGGTTTGGGGTCTCATCCCGTTCTGCCTACAGTCTGCCGTAGTGGAGATTCATCGAGCAAAGGGAGTCGATGCGGAGCCTGCTTCAGGCGCCGCTAGCCCCCCTCCacctcggcccctccccgcccgcccccgtgcGCCCcttggcgcccccccccccccgcccttcccggtCCCCCTTCCCCAGGCCAGTTCCAGGGCCCTGTGCTAATATGGTCCTGTTTTCCAAAAAGGACAAGGGTGATTTCCCGGGATGGGATCTTTGCCGTCAGGGGgctgaattccaggccagaacaaGAACCGGCAAGAGCCGAAGCCTTTTGGAATTTGACTCCttaggagggggagggtggacggTGTCTCCCGTTGCCCTTGTATTGCTCTGTTGGGCCGGGGCAGTCCTTatattcctcccttctcctccatcctctttgccttcctctgctcttccgtactgtctcttccctcttcgcCGCCTCTCCCCCATTAACTCCTTGCCCACCCGAGTGGTGTTAGCCCACCGGCTGCCTCGagcacaacttgtctgctgtgtgaccttgggcaagtcacttcacttctctgtgcttcagttgcctcatctttaaaatggagatcgagactgtgaggcccacgtgggacaggtgctgtatccaacccagtttgcttgtgtccaccccagcgtttagtacagtgcctggcacaaagtaagcgcttaacaaatgccacagttattatgattgggCAGTCATTTATTCCCACCCTCCACTCTTGTGGGTTTATTCCGCTGTGCGGTCTATTATCTAGTCTCCTGGCTGTATCTGTTAATGTTTTAACGCCTCGTtcccccccactagattgtaagctgctactgggcagggagcgtgtctcacTTCTTTCTGTTGGGCTCAGTACGGTTGGCATTACTCTCAGCAGATGCCATTACTCCCACTCCTAGAGCAGGGCCAGGGAGGTTGATGAAGGGTTGCCACTGTAGATTCCGTGCGCTAATacgaacaagtgccataaaaagaagtaggtcacactgcagacaagcggcagagcctagattagaacccaggcccgggctctttcccctaggccctgctgcttccccaggggaTGGGGCGAGGGACTCGTTGCCATCCACGCCTGAGCACACCTACTATGGCTTGGGTGGCTTCGAGGCAGAGGGCGGGATGACCAACGCTGCCCTTCTCAGGGACCCGTTAGCTGCCGGAGGCCAAGGGGCCTGTTACCACCTGGCCCATCTGGGTGGGTCTCCTGGttcctgagggtggggagacacgAGACGGCATCTTCCTGAGGAGCTGAGGGGGCTCTTCCCCCTGCTTCTGGGCCCCAGGAGAGGTGGGGCCAGCCAATGTTGTGATGCACTCTGATTGGAGGGCCAGATTTCCTCTGCTGCTGCCCTGGGCTCAAACTCATCCTGTTCTCCCGCTTCCTCGGGATTATTGGCGACCCTGGATGAGGGCTCACTTGGCGCGACGCGTTGCTCCCTGCCCTAGGATTGCCCCactcaggggaagggaaggaaagctaTCTCTGAATCGGAGCTCTTCGCTTTCCCCGCCTCTACCTTTCCCGGGAGGCCGAGCCCGGAGAGTGTCGCAGCCCTCCAAGCAGGACAGACCGCTGGCTTCTGGACGCTGGGATGGGAGGGACGTTGCTACCCACCGAGGCCAAGGAGGAGAAGAGCAGACCCCCGTATCTCCTAGAACGAGGCTACCAGTGCCATACACAGGCCCCAGGCGGGAGGGAAGGGCTCGGAGGAGGGGGAAACCGAAAGGAAGGCCAGAACCTGGGCAAGCTTTGgggttgggtttgttttttttttgtttgtttttattgtgCTACAGTGaaaggagatttttaaaaaagtgctcatCAGCAGAATATTACAAACCATCGTA
This sequence is a window from Ornithorhynchus anatinus isolate Pmale09 chromosome X2, mOrnAna1.pri.v4, whole genome shotgun sequence. Protein-coding genes within it:
- the ELOF1 gene encoding transcription elongation factor 1 homolog; the encoded protein is MGRRKSKRKPPPKKKMTGTLETQFTCPFCNHEKSCDVKMDRARNTGVISCTVCLEEFQTPITYLSEPVDVYSDWIDACEAANQ